DNA sequence from the Lycium barbarum isolate Lr01 chromosome 5, ASM1917538v2, whole genome shotgun sequence genome:
aaaaaaaaagtgaaccccatattaacagaatcaggcAAAAAACTTGTGggctccatatatattaaacaacaactaatattaaaaaaaaaattatgggccccatattaaacaccaaccaatattaaaaagaaaaaaaaaatggaacccaccacattcaaactcacgggaaaaaaaaatggaccccatattaaacaggcccataaaaaaattgtggaccacatatatattaaacaataactaatattttttttaaattgtgggcccatattaaacaccaaccagtatttaaaaaaaaaaaaaaaggtggaacccaccacatccaaactcacgggaaaaaaattggaccccatattaacagaatcgggcaaaaaaattgtgggcaccatatatattaaacaacaactaatattaaaaaaaaattgtgggccccatattaaacactaaccagtattaaaaaagaaaaaacaagaaaaaaagtgaaacccatcacatccaaactcacggggaaaaaaaaagtgaaccccatattaacaaaatcaagcaatgttaaaaaaaaataatcccatattaaaaaataaacaatgttaaaaaaaaattgtgggccccatattaaacaccgaccagtaattaaaaaaaaaagtggaacccaccacatccaaactcacgggaaaaaaaagtggacgtcataataacataatcaagcaatattaaaaaaaaaaaagtgaatcccatattaataaaacaaacaattttaaaaaacaaatacttagaaaatcaaacaattaaatcaataatgatggactcattgccacatgcgtatcaacccattagtgggagcaaatgaaattattgtacagcaacatacttaaaatacttatatattaaaataagatagaatttaattactttttcattttttccttactctaataaatgtgaaaagagattaatatcaaatagagatcaaataatgaataaggtagaTTAGTCAAATTAGAATTCTAATTcacatttccttaaaaaatcatgcaaatgacaacataacaagtaaaatgagttaaaccgagaatatttaccaaaaattaaaaaataacatttcttcgtttaaatagaaagttaatttctactttgtttcgtttcaaacatgtaaaattaatttaataatttgaattacaattatccaaatcaaaatttgataaaaaataataagtattttacacttttaatttaatcgaattaaaattgaaagtatcaactgatgcttaaatattgatattattttatatcaaacagaggaaaatagttttcttttaaacaagtcttctgttttaaaaagtattaataaattttcgtagcaaacacgaataaaataaagttttagatacggagcacaaactacaatgttatatatatatatatatatatatatatatatatatatatatattatcactatctaaacacaactacatatacataaatacactataatacgaagtgttgggcccgtgcgcagcacgggcataagccatctaATAGTAATAAGAATCTTTCTATTAGACAATCTGGATGAACTATTTCTCTTTTCATGATAAGTAATTTTATGAATTCATCATCAGACTCTAACTCTGAATCTTATTGCACTTAAGACGTAATCTTACAACAATTTAAGAGAAGGAAATGATTTCCCTTCTATGTTGGCCTTCTAATCAACGGCGGTGGATCAAATGAAAATTGGTAAAAAGATAACGTCAGCCAGTAAGTTTCATAATTACTTCGATTTTCTCTTTATTTTAGTTAAATTTGCAAGCTTAATCACGAAAAGGCAAGTTTCATAATTACTTCAATCaccctttattttcttttattatatTCAGATAATGATTTATTCAAAATTGATTAGAACGGCAAAAATGATTCTTGCATTTTTCCTAAACTTCGTCAAGCCAAATAAGGGAACATTAACCGTCGTAATTGACTATACTACAGCAAATTATAAGGACATTACTCCCAAAGAATTACAAGGGAAGTCAATATATGAAAaatcactttgtgggatttcaccgggtatgttgttgtgtgtcaatatatgaaaaaattaacaACTTTTCAAGGGCGTACCTAACATATTTTCCTCAATAAAGGgagtacagtcaaacctctctataatggcaGCATTTGTTCGAAAATTAATGGTTGCTATTGTGAGGAACTGTTATGCATGTATATTGGCATTTGGtgccaaaaatttatttctctgtacattttatgttataaacaaaacaaaatacttgttaattttaaaatctcaaatgATTTTCATAgtgcattaattaaaaattgaagtgGCTAATAAATCCATAACTAATTATATCGTACCGATAAAAAATTAATCTAcggaacatatgcatttaaaattcattgaaaatttaaatatttcaagttttacGTAAAAATTCTACAATTATAGATTGTTTCATAAAATCCAGTCTCTTATTGATAATATAATGCTTGAATTGACGAAGATTCTTGTCTAAACTCATTAGCTTTTTCTTTGATGattaccataaatattttaaaaattatttttatgcataatatatttcttacaaaatattattacacaatataTTTGAATATGGCTGTTAtaaagaggtaattttacaaagagtgtatcgTATAATGAATGTCAATATTGTTATAGATAAAGTgttattatagagaagtaaaaaataacataaaaaatcgattCCGGAGAAAATCAGGCCGTTATAGTGAAATACTGTTATAACGAAtgtatagagaggtttgactatatATACCAACACATATTTAGCAACTAACCATTACTCGTGCACAAGTGTATCGTCTATCTGAAGTACGTCTATATGAAGTACAAATGATTAGTAGCGGATCCGACAATAGGTTCAGCAGAACCCTTTGTCAGTATTGAAATGTATCTGTGCAAAGAAAACAAGTATAGATAGAATTAAATTAAACCAACTCTTGGATTTTAGAACACCCAATGTCTAAATTCTAAATCATTTCCCACCGCAAATGATATACAACTTTTTTAAAAGGTAAGAGCTTCAAACTCCTTTAAGGCTTTACAAGATACACAGAGAAAAGAAGAACtatttgaacaagaaaccatgtCGAGAAATGGCAATCTCAAAGGCTTGCATTCTTTCTCCTCGAGCAAAACCATTGTGATCATAAGACGAAATTTCATTTATATTGAGATCAACACAAGTCTGCACTAGTTTCTCACCAACACGTTCCGCTGCTTCCTGTAATCGAGAGGAACAAAGTTAATGACATGATGCTACGACTTGAAAATCCCATAGTAACTGAGATCCCATCTTCAAATTAAGCAGTCTTGAAAACCGAACTACTAAAAAATTTGCTGTAACATAATTTTAAGATTATTGTGTTAATGTGCTGCAAGATACTCACTACGGTGCTGCAAGGTGGATCACCCCGGATTGATTTTTGCAAAGTGTTCCCATAAAACAAGCACTTCTTATTCTGGTCATCTACTAGTGTAGCATACAACTGTCTATCTGAGCAGAAGACTGAAAGTCTTGGTTTTTCAGGAGTGCCATTAAACTACCAAGATCAGAGATATCTTTAATTATTACAGTGAATCCAcaaacttatacatatatgctgTAGAGTGAGTTCATCAAATGAATTTAGAGAACAATTAATATTAAGCATTGCATTTGGCAACTCAAGTGGAAAAACAAATCAAGAACAATAGAAAACAAACTTCATCAACATCAGAGCATATGTAAAAGCCCCGTCAAATCCTATAGTTAATTTCAGGCTCAAGTGGCTATTGAAATGGATACCATAGTGAAACAAAGGGAAAGTTAATTAGACATGAACTTCTAGGCTGGCAAGTTTCTGAAGAATGGGTGAACATGATACCTTAGGCGAATCACACATCAGAATTCGAGAGGAAGGTGAAGAACCTTATAAGGCATGACCCAAGTTCACATAATACCAGAGCTTTTTACCTCGATGATGGCGTAGCCAAGAGACAAATTCATGAGGTCTATTGGGCTAAAACAGACAATACATGCCATGGGCTAAGGCTGTGACAGCACAAGCAAAAAGTTTATGGAGGCAAAGGCTAAGATGGATGACAAGAGCAAAGGAACAAATGCTCTATCTACTCATGCTAGACATAGATATAtgcaatgctttaaatgtcatatGAGTGTTTCCTAATAGAAGAGACTTGTTGCCAAAGCCTGATGGTTAAATACAAAGCCATTTTTGGATACTCCTATACAAATAGGCCAAGAAACCAATAAACTCTTTGCATTTACCTTTGTTCAATTATATACACTTGTTCTGTTGCTAAGCAGAAACAATTAGTCTGTGCTCAACATTGTATAATGACATTGAACCTTGCAATTTATAGCACTAAATGTATCATTCCCAAATCTAGTAATCATGTTCACCAATATTACCTCTTAGTGAAACcaaatggggttacataagatatcTTATTATGTGTCAAACTgatttttgacatta
Encoded proteins:
- the LOC132642059 gene encoding uncharacterized protein LOC132642059 is translated as MATMATGNVCSLQIKTRELFGTCINHSFTTLPIQNKSLVIKPLVMQATAKANSRTESAKLRNRRIRKRFNGTPEKPRLSVFCSDRQLYATLVDDQNKKCLFYGNTLQKSIRGDPPCSTVEAAERVGEKLVQTCVDLNINEISSYDHNGFARGERMQAFEIAISRHGFLFK